A segment of the Myxococcales bacterium genome:
GGCGGCCTCGCACAGCACTTCGAGATCGTTCACCACCAGCGCCGGACGTATCTTGATCGACTCACCGGCGACGCTCCACGTCTCGTGGTCCTTGGTGCCCACGCAGCGGCCAAGGCTCAGCTCCGCCACGCTGGGCGTTCGGTGTCTCGCCAGGAACGCGGGACTGGCCAGGTAATAGACGTGTCCCTCGCCGAGCTTCCTCGCGGCGAGCGAGGAGTCGTCGAGCTTCCCGATGCGAATCGCCAAGTCGAAGCCCTCTTCGATGAGGTCGACGCGCCGGTCCGCGAGGACGATCTCGACGCGCGTTTCCGGGTACTGACTGAGGTAGCTCGCCACCACCGGCGCGAGATATCGGCGACCGTAGAGCACGGGCGCCGAGACGCGCAGGAGGCCGACGGGCGTCGCTTGCCGTTCCTTCACCTCGACGTTGGCCTCGTCGACGAGCGAGGAGATGGCGGCGCACTTGTCGTAGTAGGCGCCACCGGCGCCGGTCACGCGCAGGCGGCGTGTTGTGCGTTCGAGCAACCGGACGCCGAGCTCGGCTTCGAGCTTGGCGATGCGTTCGCTGGTTGTCTGCTTGGAGATGCCGAGCTGCCGCGCGGCGCCGGTGAAGCTTCCTTCGCGAACGACGGCCGCAAAAAGGAGCATGTCCGACGGGGAAACCACGACTGTCAGGAATAACAGGACAATATGTCGCCGAGAACCCGTATTGGCGGATCGCCCGCGGCGCCTCACGATGACGGGCATGCAAAACAAACTCGTTGTGGTGGTGGGCGGCGCCGGCAAGCTCGGTCGCCTCGTGGTCGATGCGCTCGTCTCGGAACCGGGCGTGAACGTTCGCGTGCTCGTGCGCGATCCGAAGAAGCCCGACGTAGCCTCCATGGCCCGAGAAGGCGTCGAGCTCCGGACGTTTGACGCCGCGAGCGCCACCGATGCCGACCGCGCCGGGGCGGTGCGCGGCGCCTTTGCCGTGGTTTCGACGCTCCAGGGCGGACCCGACATCATCGTCGACGCCCAGCTCGGGCTCCTCCGCGCGTCGAAGGCGGCCGGCGCGCGCCGGTTCATCCCGTCGGACTATTCGTACAACGTCTTTTCGTTGCCCGAGGGCATCAACATCAACTCCGATTGGCGGCGTACGCTGGCGACCAAGGCCCGCGAACACGTCACCGAGACCTTCGAAGTCGTGCACGTGATGCAGGGCATCTTTACCGATCGCTACGTGCTCGGCTTTCTCGGTCTACTCGACGCCGACAAGGCCATCGTGCGCTACTGGGGCGATGGCCTGACGCGCATCGACTGGACGACGTGGGAAGACACGGCTCGCTTCACCGCTGCGGCGGCTACCGACGACCGCAAGGTGCCAGAGCGACTCTTCGTCTCCGGCGATCGTATGGACGTCCTCACGTTCGCGAAGACCTGGGAAGCGGCTCACGGAAAGAAGCTCACGCTCGAGCGACTCGGGTCCGTCGAGGAGCTCGAGCAGGAGACCAAGCGGCGCCTCGCCGCGGAGCCACACAACATGTACGCGTGGCTCCCGCTCATGTACGCGCGCGGCGTCTTCGGTGGCCAGGCGCTCCTTGGGCCCACGAACAACGGTCTGTATCCGCGGATCAGCGCCGAGAGCGTCGCCGCGACCGCTGCACGCGGCGGTGTTTAGGGCGCCGTTCCGAAAAGCCGCAGGCGACGAGGGGCTGACCGCATAGGCGCCAGCCGTCCTGGCTCATCATGACAATGGCGCGAGGTGGCTCTCGCCCTTAGAACCGCCGGAATGAAGTACGCAGTCCTACGCGCCGGCCTTTTCGGGATCCTCCTCGCTGGATGCGTCGCCGAACCGGTGCCTCTCCCGAGCTCCGATGGCGCGGGGCGAGTCGCAGCCAAGGCCGAGCCTTGCGCTGCCGTCGCGGCCGCCAGCGAGACGGTCCGCGTCGCCAACGACTTCGGCCGCATCGAGGGAACGCTCGAGGTGCCCGAGGGCTGCGGGCCGCTCCCGGTGGTGCTCATCCTCTCTGGCTCCGGCACCAGCGACCGCAACGGCAACGTCCCCGGCGAGCGCGAGCAGCCGCACATCTACCGCGTCCTATCGGAGACGCTCGTCGCTGGGGGCTTCGCCGTGCTTCGCTACGACGACGCGGGCATCGCCGGTAGCGTTAGCGGGGCCCCCGCGAAGGTCGAAGACTTTCGGTTCGACCACGAAATCGCCGACGCCGCGCGTTTCGTGGCCGAGCTGCGCAAAGACGCGCGCTTTGGCGCGGTCGTAGTGGCGGGCCACAGCCAGGGGTCCCTGACTGGGATCATGGCGAGTCAGTTGCAGCCCATCGACGCCTTGATCTCGTTGGCTGGCACCGGACGACCCATCGCTCAGCTTCTGCGTGAACAATTGGAGAAGCGGCTCAACGAGCAGGAGCTTGCCCTCTTGGATGCAGCGCTTGCGAAGCTTTAGAAGGGTGAGCTGGTCGGCAAGCTCGCGGCCCCGCTCGACTCGATTCTTCCGGTGGAGCAGCAGCCGTACATGATTTCCTGGATGCGCCTGCGCCCGCAAGACGAGCTTCGGAAGCTCAAGGTGCCGACCCTCATCGTTCAGGGCAAGATGGACCTGCAAGTCCAGGAGCTCGACGCAGAGCTCTTGTTTGACGCCAAGCCCGACGCCACGCTCACGCTCGTCGATGACATGGGGCACATGTTGCGTCAGGTTCGAGCGAAGACCGCAGCGGCCCAAAAGGACAGCTACGCCAAGGCGCTGCCGCTGCATCCGGCGGCCGTCACCGCGATGAGCGACTTCATCGCAAAGGTCGGCGCCGTCCCGAAAAGGTGATGCGCGAACGTGGCCGCACCGGTAGCGCGCGGTCGCCGTTGCGCTAGCGTCCAGCGGTGCTCGTCTCGCACCGCCACCACGCTCCCTTTGGCGACGTGCGACTCGAGCTCGACCGCGTCCTCACGCCCACGTGGATCGCGCGGCGCGTGCGCCTTTCGGGCGTGACGCAAGACGAACACCTGACGAAGGGCCTCGGCCGGGGAACGGCCTCGGAGCGGTACCGACTCAAGATCATGTTGAGCGGGCGCCTCGAGGCCACCGTCGGAGATCGAAGCTTCGACCTAGGCCCCGGCGACTTCCTGCTCATGCCCCGCATCGCCGAATGCCTCACGCGCGGCGGAGACGACGAGACGCTCGAGCTCGATTGGGAGCCTGGCGCGGCCATCGCCAACGGTGCCGTTCCGTCGGTGGAGCAGGGCCGCCTCGGCGCGGCGACGGCTGTGGCGGTGAAGCGAATGACCGATGCGCTTCGCGCGGAGCGTTCGGTGACCGTGCTGCCCTTGTCTTCGCGGGAGGATGGCCCCTGCTTCGCGCGAACCATGCCGGTCGCCCTGGCAGCGCTCGCCGCCGAGGGACTCCCCCTCGAACCACGGGGCGCAACGCTCGACCTTCTGGCACACGACGCCGATGAGCAGAGACTGCTCGACGCCATCGACGAAACGCTCATGCGGCTCGGCGAGGGGCCCGCGGCCGTCGAGCTCGAGACACGACTTGGTTGGTCGCGTCGTACCGTGTCGCGCCGCACCGCCTTGTTCCACGCGCGTTATGGCCTCTCGGGCGTTGGCAGCCGTCACTGGCGCGCCGTCCGCGACTTCTATCGCGTCCTCGTTGGGACCATCGTGGCCTCGAGCCCGCTCGTGAGCACGAAGCTCCTCGCGCGCGTGCTCGGCTACGCCTCGCCTCACGCGCTGTGCCACGCCTTCGCGAACGCGGGCCTTCCGTCGCCGGCGGCGTTCGGGCGAGCGGCCCGACGCGGCGGCGCAACGCGTTGAAGGCGATCGCTCGCGTCCGCCGCGCGTCACGACGATGCGGACTGGGACGATGCGGGGCGCAAAACGTTGACGTGGCGGTCGCGCGGAGAAGGCCCGTTGCTAGGGTGAAGGCCGGTGCTACCGCCACGCCATGACTCGTTGGCTCGCGCTCGCTCTCGCATGTTCAATCACCACGGCCTGCGGCGGGGCTGAAGAGGCGACGACGGCCGACGAGGAAGCGAGCGAGCTTCGCGGCGGGAGCCTCACGGCGGCAGAGATCACGCGCTCGGCGGGCTTCGCGCCGCCCCCCGCGCCTGGAAGCTGCGTGCCGCAAGGTCACTGGCTTGTGGACTTCGTGACATCGCGCGTGACCGGTGAGGCTTGCATCGACGGTCATGCGACGACGCTCAACCGTTCGCTTTCCGCGGCCGAGGTGGCGTCGCTCCGGTTGGCCCTCTCGAAGGTCCGCAAGGTGAAGAAGCCGCGCTCGTGTCCTACGGATGTTCCCGTGACGACGCTCTCTGCCACAGGCGCCGGTAGCGTGACGCGTTACGTAGACGCGCGCTCGGCGTGCGACCGCGGTGCAACGCCGGCAGGGGAAGCAGGCCTCGCCAAGGTCGTTGATGCGCTGGAAGCGCTGTCGGGTGCTGGTGCCGGCGGAGGCCAGGGAGGCGCCGTGACACCGGCCGGTCCCTCGGGCCTCGAGGTCTTGGCGCTCATCGAGAACATGCCCGCCATCACCGACCCAGCGGCACGTTTTGCCGTGGCGCCCACGACTGGCGAGATGGCCCTCTTCATGTTGCGCCGAGGCATGTCCCAGTCGGCCGACATGCTCGTCGGAACGCTCGCCAACGCGCGCCACATGCAGCGCTACCGCATCTGGGATCTCCGCGCGAAGGGTGGCCAGCTCGTCGACTACTTGTACGATGCGGGTCTCAAGGAGATGTTCATCCGCGTGACGGAGGGCAAGCGCACGGGGTTCTTTGGGCCCTGGCCCGTCAACACCGCGTGGGCCGAGCCCCGCGTGACGCAAGCCGAGCTCACGCTCTTCTTGCCGCCGCTCCCCGGTCAGCCGCCGCGCATGGACTGGTACGACCGGGCCATCGAACACGCGCTCCTCGAGGGAACACGCTTCGACGAGTTGCTCGTGTCGAGCGGCCTCGCGCTGGTGGTGGACAACGGTCCATTGGCGCTCCTGCCGAACGATCCGCGGATCGTCACCACGCCGTAGGCGCTCCGAATGTTTCGAGCGGCGGCCGCCGCTCCGCATAACATGGCTCTGGTGGGTGGCACGCCAGGGAGGGAGCCGTGAGTGACGTCGTGCGACGTTTGCGATGGGCTGGGGCAATCGTCAGCGTAGCGGCGTGCGGAGGCGCTTCTGTTCCCGCAGCAACGGGCCAGGCCGACGGGCCACCGCCCGCGGTCGCTCGCGGCAGTGCGCCTACGGACGCCGGGGCCGAAGGCTCAGCTCGCCGAGCCGGCGCCGAGTCTCACGCTGCGCTCGAGTGCATGCGCGAGGCGCAAAGCGCGGGTGACGTCGACGCCGCCTTGGCTCGCTGCGAGGAGGAGCACTACGGGACGGCGTGGCGCATCGACGCCGCCAAGCGTGATGGCGGAACGAACGGCGTCTTACTGCCCGAGCTGATCCAGGCGGTCGTTCGTGGCGGTTTCGGCGCCTTTCGCCGCTGCTATGAAGAGGGCCTCCGGCGGAATCCAAAGCTCGCAGGCCGGGTCTGCGTCGGCTTTCGCGTCGGCGCCGTCGGCCAAGTCTTCGACGCGAAAGTGTGGTCGGAGGATCCCTGCGTGACGGGTCTCGCCGACAACGAGGCCGCCACCTGCGTCGCGAAGGCCTTCTCGCCGCTACGCTTCCCGAAGCCGGTCGGCGGCGTGGTGACCGTCGTGTACCCCATCACCTTCAGTCCCGGTGACTAGCGTGCCCAACTCCTGGCCCTAAGCTACGCTCCCAGGATGGTCGCCCGGCGCACCGATCGAGTCGCAACCTATGCGGACATCGAAGCGCTGCCTCGCCACGTCGTGGGCGAGATCATTGGTGGCGTGCTGCACGCGAGTCCTCGCCCAGCCGTTCGCCACGCCCGCACCGCGAGCGTGATCGGCGGAAAGCTCGGCGCGCCCTTTGACTGGGGTGACGGCCCTGGCGGATGGATTCTGCTCGACGAGCCGGAGATTCATCTGGGCAGCGACGTTGTTGTCCCCGATCTCGCCGGCTGGCGCCGCGAGCGCTTGCCCGAGCTGCCGGACACGGCGTTCCTCGTGGTGCCACCGGATTGGATCTGCGAGGTGCTCTCGCCATCGACCGCGAAGGTCGATCGAACGGAGAAGTTGCCCATCCACGCACGCGAGCGCGTTGCTCACGTCTGGTTCGTGGACCCTATCGCAAGGACCCTCGAGGTCCTTCGCCTCGATGACACGACCCATCGCATCGTGGGTCTCTGGCACGACGACGCGAGCGTTCGGGCGGAGCCGTTCGACGCCATCGAGCTTGAACTCCGCGCCTGGTGGACCTCCGTGGAGACCAGCAGCGCCACGCGCTGAGGCCTTCTCCGCGCGCGAAATTGGCCCACTTCGCGGGCTCGCGCCCTCGGCCCGCGCTGGATCGCGAGCACCCCTCATCGCATCGGGCCGCGGCCCACGACGCTGGAAAATCCCAGTCCCATTGGCCGCGCCGATGCGGCGCACAACGTGCAGTCGCTCGAAGCACTTCCTTCGAAAGGCTGCTGCCATGCTCGTCCAAAGGTCGCGGAGACACCTCCTGGCCGTCGCGCTTCTGGTCGCCGGTTGTGCCGGCGGCGATGGCGCGGCCATCGACCCCCTCGCGCTCGGTGAAGCGGAGTCGGAGTCCTCGAGCGCGAGCACGTCGACGACAGACCGCGCGGACAAGACGACAGAAAGCACGGCGGCCACCACCATGGCCGGGCCCGTCGTCTCATCGGCCTCGGGCGCCCTCACGCTGACCGAGCCGCGCTCGTCGCTGCCGGGCACGTCGCGGTTCGACATCTACTTCTCGCTGCCGGGTACCGGCGCGACGCCGCCCGTCGACCCTGTTGGCGACGATGATCTCGCGAGCCTCATCGGCGCCGCGACCGCGTCCGTCGACATGGCGCTCTTCGACTTCGATCGGCAAAACGTCATCGACGCTGTGCTCGCCGCGAGGTCGCGCGGCGTTTCGGTTCGCATGGTCGGCGACGGCGACAACATCGCGGAGGCCGGTTACCAGCAGATGCAAGCGGCCGGGGTCCCGATGGTGCTCCGGCCGCCGAGCTCCAACATCATGCACAACAAGTTCGTCGTCGTAGATGGACGCTACGTGTGGACCGGGAGCACGAACGTCACGGACAACGATTTCGTTCGCAACAACAACAACGCGCTCCTCTTGGAGAGCGCCGAGATGGCCACGGCGTACACCGGCGAGTTCGACGAGATGTTCGTCGGTCAACGCTTTGGCGGAGCGAAAACGCGCGTCGCCAGCAGCAACACGACGACCATCAACGGCACGAACGTCGAGTACTACTTTGGTCCCCACGACCAGCTCATGAGCCGTGTGCTCGCGAAGCTCGACACGGCGCAGCGCTCGGTGCGCTTCATGATCTTCACCTTCTCGCGGGACGATCTGAAGACCAAGCTGGTCTCGCTCAAGACCGGCGGCGTGCCGGTGTACGGCCTCTTCGACAACTTTCAGGGCGGCAACCAGTTCTCGCAAGACGAGGCGCTCGCCGCCGCCGGCATCCCCGTGTGGCTCGACGGCAACAACAACGGAAACAACGGCGGCATCCTGCACCACAAGGTGCTCATCATCGATGGCGACACCGACTCGGATCCGATGGTCATCACCGGATCCTTCAACTGGACCGCGCAGGCCGACGCCGACAACGACGAGAACCTGATCGTCCTTCACAGCGCGCGCGCCGCTCGCCTCTTCACCGAGGAGTTCTGTTCCCTCGTGTCGCTCGCGACGCCGTCGCCGGCCTTTGTGGGAACCAGCGACGCCGGATGCGGCGCCAAGCTCATCGTCAACGAAGTCATGCCGAACCCCGTCGGCACCGATCTCGGACAGGAATACGTGGAGCTCTTGAACGTCGGGTATCGGCCCGCCGATCTCTCGCGTTGGTCGCTCCTCTCGGGCGGCGCCCTGCGGCACAAGTTTCCCCCTTACTTCCAGATGCCCGGCGGCGCCGTCACCACGGTCTTTGATCGCGGCGCGCACGCGGGCGTGCCCGGCGCGGTGGTCTCGTCGAGCGGCAACCTCTCACTGGCCAACACAGGCGGCACGGTGGAGCTTCGTGACGCGGCGAACGCGCTCGTCGACACCTTCACCTTCGGCGCGGCGCCCGTCGAGGGCTTGGCCAAGAACCGCGCACCCGACATGGAGCCGGGCGGGGTGGTGGTCGAACACTCGGCGGTGCCGATGGCCCAGGGAGCGAGCTCGCCGGGCAAGCGGGCCGACCAGACGGCCTTTTCGTCGGTCGGAGCGCTCGTTGCCCCGACGAGCCCGAGGCCCCTCGCGCACGAGCTGCTCATCACCCAGCTCGCAACGCGCGGGCCGCTGTCGGCCGCCGACGAATTCATTGAGCTCTACAACAACACGGACCATCCGCTCGATGTCGCCGGCATGCGTCTCCAGTACCAAGCGGCGAGCTGCTCCGGCTGGTCGGACCGATTTGTCATCGGCGCGGGCACGTTGCTCATGCCGGGGCAGTTCTTCCTCGTCGCGAACCAGACCGGTTACGTCTCGCCGGCCTCGGGGCCTCTCGCCAACGGCACCTTCACGACGGGCCTCGCCGACTCGGGCTCGCTCCGCTTGCTCGACGGCGCGATCGAGGTCGATCGGCTCGGATACGGCGCGCCCGGCGCGGCGTGCACCGGCGAGGGCGGCACGGCGGCGCCCAACCACGGCACCACGGCCAACGGCGCCAGCGTAGGGCGCGCCCCCAACGCGTACACGAACGCTCGGCCCGCTCGCGACACGGACACCAACGTTGTCGACTTCGTCGTGCGCAGCGCCCGTGCGCCGCGGAGCAGCGCGTCGCCAGCCGAGCCCTCGTACGGTGTTGTCGAGCTCACCGCCGGCGCGCTCTTGGTGACGCAGTTCGCGTCACGCGGGCGCCTCGCCGCGACCGACGAGTTTATCGAGCTCTACAACGCGAC
Coding sequences within it:
- a CDS encoding AgmX/PglI C-terminal domain-containing protein, with protein sequence MREAQSAGDVDAALARCEEEHYGTAWRIDAAKRDGGTNGVLLPELIQAVVRGGFGAFRRCYEEGLRRNPKLAGRVCVGFRVGAVGQVFDAKVWSEDPCVTGLADNEAATCVAKAFSPLRFPKPVGGVVTVVYPITFSPGD
- a CDS encoding NmrA family NAD(P)-binding protein: MQNKLVVVVGGAGKLGRLVVDALVSEPGVNVRVLVRDPKKPDVASMAREGVELRTFDAASATDADRAGAVRGAFAVVSTLQGGPDIIVDAQLGLLRASKAAGARRFIPSDYSYNVFSLPEGININSDWRRTLATKAREHVTETFEVVHVMQGIFTDRYVLGFLGLLDADKAIVRYWGDGLTRIDWTTWEDTARFTAAAATDDRKVPERLFVSGDRMDVLTFAKTWEAAHGKKLTLERLGSVEELEQETKRRLAAEPHNMYAWLPLMYARGVFGGQALLGPTNNGLYPRISAESVAATAARGGV
- a CDS encoding alpha/beta hydrolase, whose translation is MKYAVLRAGLFGILLAGCVAEPVPLPSSDGAGRVAAKAEPCAAVAAASETVRVANDFGRIEGTLEVPEGCGPLPVVLILSGSGTSDRNGNVPGEREQPHIYRVLSETLVAGGFAVLRYDDAGIAGSVSGAPAKVEDFRFDHEIADAARFVAELRKDARFGAVVVAGHSQGSLTGIMASQLQPIDALISLAGTGRPIAQLLREQLEKRLNEQELALLDAALAKL
- a CDS encoding Uma2 family endonuclease, which translates into the protein MVARRTDRVATYADIEALPRHVVGEIIGGVLHASPRPAVRHARTASVIGGKLGAPFDWGDGPGGWILLDEPEIHLGSDVVVPDLAGWRRERLPELPDTAFLVVPPDWICEVLSPSTAKVDRTEKLPIHARERVAHVWFVDPIARTLEVLRLDDTTHRIVGLWHDDASVRAEPFDAIELELRAWWTSVETSSATR
- a CDS encoding LysR family transcriptional regulator; amino-acid sequence: MVSPSDMLLFAAVVREGSFTGAARQLGISKQTTSERIAKLEAELGVRLLERTTRRLRVTGAGGAYYDKCAAISSLVDEANVEVKERQATPVGLLRVSAPVLYGRRYLAPVVASYLSQYPETRVEIVLADRRVDLIEEGFDLAIRIGKLDDSSLAARKLGEGHVYYLASPAFLARHRTPSVAELSLGRCVGTKDHETWSVAGESIKIRPALVVNDLEVLCEAAVAGVGIARLPALVCRDAVLSGRLKVLFGPSAAVKSAVYAVFPSRQYLAAKVRVFLEALSLLVEPMRPLDLDGRGRAARRPSS
- a CDS encoding lamin tail domain-containing protein — protein: MLVQRSRRHLLAVALLVAGCAGGDGAAIDPLALGEAESESSSASTSTTDRADKTTESTAATTMAGPVVSSASGALTLTEPRSSLPGTSRFDIYFSLPGTGATPPVDPVGDDDLASLIGAATASVDMALFDFDRQNVIDAVLAARSRGVSVRMVGDGDNIAEAGYQQMQAAGVPMVLRPPSSNIMHNKFVVVDGRYVWTGSTNVTDNDFVRNNNNALLLESAEMATAYTGEFDEMFVGQRFGGAKTRVASSNTTTINGTNVEYYFGPHDQLMSRVLAKLDTAQRSVRFMIFTFSRDDLKTKLVSLKTGGVPVYGLFDNFQGGNQFSQDEALAAAGIPVWLDGNNNGNNGGILHHKVLIIDGDTDSDPMVITGSFNWTAQADADNDENLIVLHSARAARLFTEEFCSLVSLATPSPAFVGTSDAGCGAKLIVNEVMPNPVGTDLGQEYVELLNVGYRPADLSRWSLLSGGALRHKFPPYFQMPGGAVTTVFDRGAHAGVPGAVVSSSGNLSLANTGGTVELRDAANALVDTFTFGAAPVEGLAKNRAPDMEPGGVVVEHSAVPMAQGASSPGKRADQTAFSSVGALVAPTSPRPLAHELLITQLATRGPLSAADEFIELYNNTDHPLDVAGMRLQYQAASCSGWSDRFVIGAGTLLMPGQFFLVANQTGYVSPASGPLANGTFTTGLADSGSLRLLDGAIEVDRLGYGAPGAACTGEGGTAAPNHGTTANGASVGRAPNAYTNARPARDTDTNVVDFVVRSARAPRSSASPAEPSYGVVELTAGALLVTQFASRGRLAATDEFIELYNATDKVLTLDGAKVQQQTASCGAWSNRYVVPAGTRLWPGEFYLIANAAGYVAPASGPVADGAMTSSLGDSGVLRVQSASAALLDVVAYGTGLACSGEGGTVAPSSGTTASGSSVARKPFDAAVAYSPATPAQDSNNNQADFAVRVRAPRSRASAAQPSR